GGATAATTTCATTACCCTCAGTAGCAAGATCGCGTCCCTCGTTACGAGCTTGTACACATGCTTCTAGAGCTACTCGATTAGCTACGGCACCAGGTGCATTTCCCCAAGGGTGCCCTAAAGTTCCGCCACCAAACTGTAGTACAGAATCATCCCCAAAGATCTCGGTCAGAGCAGGCATATGCCAAACGTGAATACCCCCCGAAGCTACCGGCAGAACACCTGGTAGAGAGACCCAATCTTGGGTGAAATAAATACCGCGACTTCTATCTTTTTCAATAAAATCATCACGCAGTAAATCAACAAAGCCCAAAGTGATCTCTCTTTCCCCTTCTAGTTTACCTACTACGGTACCGGAATGAATATGATCTCCACCAGACATACGTAAGGCTTTAGCTAGTACACGAAAGTGCATACCATGATTCTTCTGTCTATCAATAACTGCATGCATTGCACGGTGGATGTGAAGAAGTAGGCCATTATCTCGGCAATAATGAGCCAAGGTAGTATTTGCAGTGAATCCCCCTGTTAGGTAGTCATGCATTACAATAGGAACTCCCAATTCTCTGGCAAATACAGCCCTTTTCATCATATCTTCGCATGTACCCGCAGTAGCATTCAAGTAATGCCCTTTGATTTCACCTGTTTCAGCTTGTGATTTATAAATAGCTTCGGCACAAAATAAGAAACGGTCTCTCCAACGCATAAATGGTTGGGAGTTCACGTTCTCATCATCTTTAGTAAAATCAAGGCCACCACGAAGACATTCATAAACAGC
This window of the Erigeron canadensis isolate Cc75 unplaced genomic scaffold, C_canadensis_v1 Conyza_canadensis_unscaffolded:231, whole genome shotgun sequence genome carries:
- the LOC122584364 gene encoding ribulose bisphosphate carboxylase large chain — protein: MSCREGFMSPQTETKASVGFKAGVKDYKLTYYTPEYETKDTDILAAFRVTPQPGVPPEEAGAAVAAESSTGTWTTVWTDGLTSLDRYKGRCYGIEPVPGEENQFIAYVAYPLDLFEEGSVTNMFTSIVGNVFGFKALRALRLEDLRIPTAYVKTFQGPPHGIQVERDKLNKYGRPLLGCTIKPKLGLSAKNYGRAVYECLRGGLDFTKDDENVNSQPFMRWRDRFLFCAEAIYKSQAETGEIKGHYLNATAGTCEDMMKRAVFARELGVPIVMHDYLTGGFTANTTLAHYCRDNGLLLHIHRAMHAVIDRQKNHGMHFRVLAKALRMSGGDHIHSGTVVGKLEGEREITLGFVDLLRDDFIEKDRSRGIYFTQDWVSLPGVLPVASGGIHVWHMPALTEIFGDDSVLQFGGGTLGHPWGNAPGAVANRVALEACVQARNEGRDLATEGNEIIREATKWSPELAAACEVWKEIKFEFQAMDTLDDDKDKDKKR